Proteins from a single region of Geovibrio ferrireducens:
- a CDS encoding DNA polymerase III subunit delta' translates to MRYIGHEREREIFSKALKSEKLVHAYIFSGKESCGKKLLAREIARSLFCGCGLFEESASRHSAQVDALNHPDLHIFEDDSIPIEKVRRIAETAFMSPHSANHKIFIIDNAHNMRTEASNAFLKTLEEPGENTVFFLITDKYDRLLPTIRSRCIHIEFSRLSDEEVVSIIRKLRPDVSNYDAAVKLAAGSVAQALYFLDNNASEKWMLFEDLSGEKLYKRLESLKEKDDIRIFSSVLYGFILEKYRSTGDPVLLEFSNYLLDILQRLNYNVNLDIFRFDLFTKITEVLIERD, encoded by the coding sequence ATGAGATACATAGGCCATGAAAGGGAAAGGGAGATATTCTCCAAGGCCCTGAAATCGGAAAAGCTTGTACATGCATATATTTTCAGCGGGAAGGAGAGCTGCGGCAAAAAGCTCCTCGCCCGTGAGATTGCCCGTTCGCTCTTCTGCGGATGCGGCCTGTTTGAGGAATCCGCATCCCGACACTCAGCGCAGGTTGACGCACTGAACCATCCTGATCTCCACATATTCGAAGATGACTCCATCCCCATTGAGAAAGTACGCAGAATAGCGGAAACCGCATTCATGAGCCCCCATTCGGCAAACCACAAGATTTTTATAATAGACAATGCCCATAACATGCGCACCGAAGCCTCCAACGCCTTCCTCAAGACCCTTGAGGAACCGGGGGAGAACACTGTGTTTTTCCTCATTACCGACAAATATGACCGCCTTCTGCCCACAATACGCTCAAGGTGCATTCACATAGAATTCTCCCGCCTCAGTGATGAGGAGGTGGTGAGCATAATCAGGAAGCTGCGCCCCGATGTTTCGAATTACGATGCCGCTGTGAAGCTTGCAGCGGGCTCAGTGGCGCAGGCTCTTTATTTTCTGGACAACAACGCCTCCGAAAAATGGATGCTTTTTGAGGATCTCAGCGGTGAAAAACTGTACAAACGTCTGGAAAGTCTGAAAGAAAAAGATGATATAAGAATTTTCTCATCCGTTCTTTACGGCTTCATTCTGGAAAAATACAGAAGTACGGGAGATCCCGTTCTGCTTGAGTTTTCAAACTATTTGCTGGATATTTTGCAGAGGCTTAACTATAATGTTAATCTTGACATTTTCAGGTTTGACCTGTTCACGAAAATAACAGAGGTTCTAATTGAAAGAGATTGA
- a CDS encoding PSP1 domain-containing protein, translated as MKEIEVTGVAFKPAGKIYDFLSCGIETKHGEHVVVETEKGEDIAAVILSPRPMVIKNMDEMKKVIRKATEEDYARRAKNIEEEPAAFAECKELVVKHSLDMKLLKAEYTLDRSKLTFFFTSDGRVDFRALVRDLARVFRTRIEMRQVGVRDATKMLGGFGLCGKEFCCSTFLRKFDNISIKMAKDQNLILNPTKISGVCGRLMCCLLYEKESYSGIIDENGNTAKVEFTLGRAEDEGGNI; from the coding sequence TTGAAAGAGATTGAAGTTACCGGAGTGGCGTTTAAGCCCGCCGGAAAAATATATGACTTTTTATCCTGCGGGATAGAAACCAAGCATGGCGAACACGTTGTAGTGGAAACTGAAAAAGGCGAGGACATCGCCGCGGTTATCCTGTCCCCCCGTCCTATGGTCATTAAAAACATGGACGAGATGAAGAAGGTTATCCGCAAAGCAACAGAGGAAGACTACGCAAGACGTGCCAAAAACATAGAGGAGGAGCCCGCCGCATTTGCCGAGTGCAAGGAGCTTGTGGTAAAGCACAGCCTTGACATGAAGCTGCTTAAGGCGGAGTACACTCTGGACAGAAGCAAACTCACCTTCTTCTTCACCTCAGACGGCCGTGTGGATTTCCGCGCCCTTGTGCGTGATCTTGCCCGTGTTTTCCGCACCCGTATCGAAATGCGTCAGGTGGGCGTCAGGGACGCAACCAAGATGCTCGGCGGTTTCGGACTCTGCGGAAAGGAGTTCTGCTGCTCCACTTTTTTAAGAAAATTCGACAACATCTCCATAAAAATGGCAAAAGACCAGAACCTTATCCTCAACCCCACAAAAATATCCGGGGTATGCGGAAGGCTGATGTGCTGCCTGCTCTATGAAAAGGAGTCCTACTCCGGCATCATAGACGAAAACGGCAACACGGCAAAAGTTGAGTTCACTCTGGGCAGGGCGGAAGACGAAGGAGGAAACATATGA
- the metG gene encoding methionine--tRNA ligase, giving the protein MTKQPFYITTPIYYVNDVPHIGHAYTTVACDAVSRFKRLTGHEVFFLTGTDEHGQKIEQAAEKRGITPKELADGVVQRFAGLWEKLNISNDDFIRTTDQIHKDSVQKLFKTMQENGDIYLGHYEGWYCTPCETYWTETQLLDGNCCPSCGRTTEKLKEPSYFFRMSKYGDALLKHIQDNPDFIKPESRRNEIISFIREGLKDLSVSRMSFKWGIPVPNDPAHVIYVWIDALTNYITALGYKDDGENFRKFWPATYHVVGKDILRFHTVYWPTMLMSAGLPLPKSVFAHGWWTVEGQKMSKSLGNAIDPYWLADTFGVDAIRYFLLREVPFGLDGDFSFKALIHRINGDLANDLGNLLNRTLGMLTRYFGGVLPEYKTGDPLDEAMDAKIDAVFADVEKHLEGLAFNKALISLWELVSAFNKYIDDTAPWALAKDEAHKDRLGSVLYKILDGARLIATLISPFMPETAGSMRTQLGLEPEITPAPIEELKKRGGLKPGALLDKAVQLFPRIDEKEMLENIQKTRTPEAKKEEAAKPEAISVAIEFADFQKVALKAGKILDAERVEKSEKLLRLKVSLGENSERTIVAGIAKSYAPEDLKGKTVAVVANLKPAKLMGITSEGMVLAAFDGEHHHVLILPDGITAGTPIK; this is encoded by the coding sequence ATGACCAAACAGCCTTTTTATATCACAACACCGATTTACTATGTAAATGACGTGCCCCACATCGGCCACGCATATACAACGGTTGCGTGTGATGCTGTTTCCCGCTTCAAGCGCCTCACAGGACATGAGGTCTTCTTCCTCACCGGAACTGACGAACACGGCCAGAAGATAGAGCAGGCCGCAGAGAAGAGAGGCATAACTCCCAAGGAGCTCGCCGACGGCGTGGTTCAGCGCTTTGCCGGACTCTGGGAAAAGCTCAATATCTCCAATGACGACTTTATCCGCACAACGGATCAGATACATAAAGACTCAGTACAGAAGCTCTTTAAAACAATGCAGGAAAACGGCGACATCTACCTCGGCCACTACGAAGGCTGGTACTGCACCCCCTGCGAGACCTACTGGACAGAGACCCAGCTTCTGGACGGAAACTGCTGCCCCTCCTGCGGCAGAACCACAGAGAAGCTTAAGGAGCCCAGCTACTTCTTCCGTATGAGCAAATACGGGGACGCACTCCTGAAACATATTCAGGACAACCCCGACTTCATAAAACCCGAATCCAGACGCAATGAGATTATCTCATTCATCAGGGAGGGGCTTAAGGATCTCTCAGTGAGCCGCATGTCATTCAAATGGGGCATACCCGTGCCGAATGACCCCGCACATGTCATCTATGTGTGGATCGATGCCCTCACCAACTATATAACCGCCCTCGGCTACAAGGACGACGGTGAAAATTTCAGAAAATTCTGGCCTGCCACATACCATGTTGTGGGCAAGGATATTCTCCGCTTTCACACCGTATACTGGCCTACGATGCTCATGAGCGCAGGGCTTCCCCTGCCGAAAAGCGTTTTCGCCCACGGCTGGTGGACTGTTGAGGGGCAGAAGATGTCCAAATCCCTCGGCAACGCCATTGACCCCTACTGGCTGGCGGACACCTTCGGAGTGGATGCCATCAGGTATTTCCTCCTCCGTGAGGTTCCCTTCGGGCTGGACGGAGACTTCTCCTTCAAAGCACTTATCCACCGCATAAACGGCGATCTGGCAAACGATCTGGGCAATCTGCTTAACCGTACCCTCGGCATGCTTACCCGCTACTTCGGCGGGGTTCTGCCGGAATACAAAACCGGCGATCCGCTGGACGAGGCAATGGACGCAAAGATTGACGCAGTTTTTGCCGATGTTGAGAAGCATCTGGAAGGGCTCGCGTTCAACAAGGCTCTCATAAGCCTCTGGGAACTGGTGAGCGCCTTCAACAAATACATTGACGACACCGCCCCTTGGGCTCTTGCCAAAGACGAGGCGCACAAGGACAGGCTCGGTTCCGTTCTCTATAAAATCCTCGACGGTGCAAGGCTCATAGCCACGCTCATCTCCCCCTTTATGCCCGAAACGGCAGGGAGCATGCGCACCCAGCTTGGGCTTGAGCCTGAAATAACTCCCGCACCGATTGAAGAGCTTAAGAAAAGAGGCGGGCTAAAACCCGGCGCACTCCTGGACAAAGCTGTGCAGCTTTTCCCCAGAATAGACGAAAAAGAGATGCTGGAAAACATACAGAAAACCCGCACTCCCGAAGCTAAAAAAGAGGAAGCGGCAAAACCTGAGGCCATATCAGTCGCCATTGAGTTCGCTGATTTTCAGAAAGTTGCTCTCAAAGCAGGTAAAATCCTTGACGCTGAAAGGGTTGAGAAAAGCGAAAAGCTCCTCAGACTGAAAGTCTCCCTCGGTGAAAACAGCGAGAGAACCATAGTTGCGGGCATAGCCAAAAGCTACGCACCGGAAGATCTCAAGGGCAAAACAGTTGCTGTGGTGGCAAACCTCAAACCCGCAAAGCTCATGGGAATCACATCCGAAGGGATGGTTCTGGCGGCTTTTGACGGCGAACATCACCATGTGCTGATTCTCCCTGACGGCATAACTGCGGGCACTCCGATTAAATAG
- a CDS encoding TatD family hydrolase, with the protein MIPKKDTPEHRAFLDKLAGLDSFFTDSHAHIHMQPLSDDAEAVLARAAEHKIGRIVTIGIDVEDSGRAVQFAAEYENVYASVGVHPHDTSGFPTDGIDSLRELLKAPKVIALGEIGLDFYYDHSPRETQEKCFASLLGLAEDTGMPVIIHNRDSTARLIEILKAELPVREKSGIIHCFSGDTDLLRYALDNGFYISYAGVVTYPKSEELRRTLQFVPRNRLLIETDAPYLTPAPYRGRTNEPAYTAYTAETVAAELGMSLRETAELLENNFQSLFGDRL; encoded by the coding sequence ATGATTCCCAAAAAAGATACGCCCGAACACAGGGCATTTCTGGATAAATTAGCCGGACTTGACAGCTTTTTTACGGACTCCCATGCTCATATACACATGCAGCCCCTCTCCGATGATGCGGAGGCTGTGCTGGCAAGGGCGGCGGAGCATAAAATCGGACGTATTGTCACCATCGGCATTGATGTCGAAGACAGCGGCCGGGCAGTTCAGTTTGCGGCGGAATATGAAAACGTGTATGCCTCTGTCGGTGTACACCCCCATGACACAAGCGGCTTTCCCACTGACGGCATAGACAGCCTGAGGGAACTCTTAAAAGCACCGAAGGTCATAGCACTGGGCGAAATAGGGCTGGACTTTTACTACGACCACTCACCGAGGGAAACACAGGAAAAATGCTTCGCCTCACTCCTCGGACTTGCGGAAGATACGGGCATGCCCGTTATTATACACAACAGAGACTCAACCGCCCGCCTAATCGAGATACTGAAGGCGGAACTGCCCGTCAGGGAAAAGAGCGGCATAATCCACTGTTTCAGCGGAGATACTGATCTCCTGCGGTATGCGCTGGATAACGGGTTTTATATTTCTTACGCCGGGGTGGTCACATACCCCAAATCGGAAGAACTGCGCAGAACTCTCCAGTTTGTGCCGAGGAACAGGCTGCTGATCGAGACTGATGCCCCTTATCTCACACCCGCTCCCTACAGAGGCAGAACAAACGAGCCCGCATACACGGCCTACACAGCGGAAACAGTAGCCGCTGAGCTTGGTATGAGCCTCAGGGAAACGGCTGAGCTTCTGGAAAACAACTTTCAGTCACTGTTCGGGGACAGGTTATGA
- a CDS encoding response regulator transcription factor: MKKRILIVEDNRYEREGLASLLSEQNYEVDTVENGRFALDKLHEQEFDLVVTDLMMPATDGLQFLHKLRNNGSSVPVLVITGNENMQNMLSAYQLGALDVIYKPFQFGELMDVIKRVIPG; the protein is encoded by the coding sequence ATGAAAAAGAGAATTTTGATTGTGGAGGACAACAGGTACGAGCGCGAAGGCCTCGCATCCCTCCTCAGTGAACAAAACTACGAGGTTGATACTGTGGAAAACGGGCGCTTCGCCCTTGATAAGCTCCATGAGCAGGAGTTTGACCTTGTGGTGACGGATCTGATGATGCCCGCAACGGACGGTCTCCAGTTTCTGCACAAACTTAGAAACAACGGAAGCAGCGTCCCTGTACTGGTGATAACGGGTAATGAAAACATGCAGAACATGCTCTCTGCCTATCAGCTTGGTGCGCTGGATGTCATCTACAAGCCTTTCCAGTTCGGTGAGCTGATGGATGTTATCAAAAGAGTAATTCCCGGCTGA
- a CDS encoding universal stress protein, producing the protein MIKIKKILYPTDFSEPSKVALEYAAELARQFGAELEILHVMFDETQVVSFYLPQVTMQSLSTDIETGSAKQLDDFIQSQPSLKGVNYTTKLIKGTPFIEITKHAKDTAADMIVIGTHGRTGLDHVLFGSTAEKVVRKAPCPVFTVRPAK; encoded by the coding sequence ATGATAAAGATTAAAAAAATACTTTACCCCACGGATTTTTCCGAGCCTTCAAAAGTTGCCCTTGAATATGCCGCTGAACTCGCCAGACAGTTCGGAGCGGAGCTTGAAATACTGCATGTTATGTTTGACGAAACTCAGGTGGTCTCCTTCTACCTGCCGCAGGTGACTATGCAGTCCCTCTCAACCGACATAGAAACAGGCTCGGCAAAGCAGCTTGATGACTTCATACAGAGCCAGCCCTCGCTTAAAGGTGTCAACTACACCACTAAGCTGATCAAAGGCACGCCGTTCATAGAAATAACCAAACACGCAAAAGATACAGCCGCGGATATGATAGTGATCGGCACACACGGCAGAACAGGGCTTGACCATGTTCTTTTCGGGTCGACTGCTGAAAAAGTCGTCCGTAAAGCACCCTGCCCGGTATTTACAGTAAGGCCTGCGAAGTAG
- a CDS encoding O-acetylhomoserine aminocarboxypropyltransferase/cysteine synthase family protein, with the protein MSKHRIETIAVHGGQTPDPVTGARAVPIYQTTAYKFRDADHAAKLFDLEEAGYIYTRLNNPTVEVLENRIAMLEGGTGAVAASSGQFAEFMVFSTIAEAGDEIITTNRLYGGTNNLFFHTFKKMGITFRPFDQNNPDEIKALINDKTKAVYLETVANPGNDIADFEAIAAIAHENGLPLVIDNTYPTPFLCRPKEFGADVVIHSVTKFLGGHGNSMGGIAVDLGTFDWAKSGRFPSFTTPDPSYHGMVYSERFGNMALAVKMRVQTMRDIGGCMSPMNAFLLLQGLETLHVRMERHVENARKLAAYLQKSDMVDWVNFPELEGNPNCERARKYMPKGTGAMLSFGIKGGQKAGRAFIEGVELATHLTNLGDTRTLVTHPASTTHRQLNAEQKAKAGITDGLIRLSVGIEHIDDIIADIEQAFAKAKKA; encoded by the coding sequence ATGAGCAAGCACCGCATCGAAACCATAGCAGTCCACGGCGGACAGACACCCGACCCGGTTACGGGAGCCAGAGCCGTTCCCATATACCAGACAACCGCATACAAGTTCCGTGATGCGGATCATGCTGCAAAACTGTTTGACCTTGAAGAGGCAGGCTACATATACACCCGCCTGAACAACCCCACTGTCGAGGTGCTGGAAAACAGGATTGCCATGCTTGAGGGCGGAACAGGAGCCGTTGCCGCATCATCCGGCCAGTTTGCCGAGTTCATGGTTTTCTCCACCATAGCAGAAGCCGGAGACGAAATAATCACCACCAACAGACTTTACGGCGGAACAAACAATCTGTTTTTCCACACTTTCAAAAAAATGGGGATTACCTTCCGCCCTTTTGACCAGAATAACCCCGATGAGATCAAAGCTCTGATAAATGATAAAACAAAGGCGGTTTACCTTGAGACTGTGGCTAACCCCGGAAACGACATTGCAGACTTTGAGGCGATAGCCGCAATAGCCCATGAAAACGGTCTGCCCCTCGTTATAGACAATACGTACCCCACCCCTTTTCTCTGCCGTCCTAAGGAGTTCGGCGCGGATGTGGTGATCCACTCCGTTACCAAGTTCCTCGGCGGGCACGGAAACTCAATGGGAGGCATAGCCGTTGACCTCGGCACGTTCGACTGGGCAAAGAGCGGGCGCTTCCCCTCATTCACCACTCCGGATCCCAGCTACCACGGCATGGTGTATTCTGAGCGCTTCGGCAATATGGCACTTGCGGTCAAGATGCGCGTACAGACTATGCGTGACATAGGCGGCTGCATGAGCCCCATGAACGCCTTTCTCCTTCTTCAGGGGCTTGAGACTCTGCATGTGCGTATGGAAAGGCATGTGGAAAATGCCCGGAAACTCGCCGCTTATTTACAGAAAAGCGACATGGTGGACTGGGTGAACTTCCCAGAGCTTGAAGGAAACCCGAACTGCGAAAGAGCCCGGAAATACATGCCCAAAGGAACAGGAGCAATGCTCAGCTTCGGCATCAAGGGCGGACAGAAAGCAGGCAGAGCCTTTATAGAAGGCGTGGAGCTTGCCACCCACCTCACCAATCTGGGCGATACGAGAACTCTGGTCACACACCCCGCAAGCACCACTCACCGCCAGCTTAATGCGGAACAGAAGGCAAAAGCGGGCATAACGGACGGGCTTATCCGCCTCTCTGTGGGCATAGAGCACATAGACGACATAATAGCCGATATAGAACAGGCATTTGCGAAAGCTAAGAAGGCATAA
- the metX gene encoding homoserine O-acetyltransferase MetX, which yields MENSAGIVKPQYVTFRDDFSFESGRVLSSVTCCYETYGKLNIDKSNAILICHALTGSAHAAGFHRADEQKPGWWDSMIGPGKTFDTEKYFVICSNFLGSCFGTTGPSSIDPSTGKRYGISFPVASVKDMVKLQKRLIDHLGIEQLVAVAGGSMGGMQVLEWGATFPDMMKTLIPIATTHAITPMAIAFNSIARFSITKDPRWNKGDYYEGEFPVDGLAIARMAGHITYLSDPAFNDKFGRRYSAFEGFYDFNGFFEVENYLRYNGYKFTEFFDANTYLYVLKAMDIFDLSYGRGSLADAVELIRADTLLVSVSSDFLFPPYLTEEIYDIMKHQGKKAFWYNIQSNYGHDAFLLEFEELDRLIREFFADRGL from the coding sequence ATGGAAAACTCCGCTGGCATAGTAAAACCGCAGTATGTCACATTCAGGGATGACTTCTCCTTTGAAAGCGGCAGGGTGCTTTCATCAGTCACCTGCTGTTACGAGACATACGGCAAGCTTAACATTGATAAGTCCAACGCTATCCTTATCTGCCACGCCCTGACAGGAAGCGCCCATGCAGCGGGCTTTCACAGGGCGGATGAGCAGAAGCCCGGCTGGTGGGATTCGATGATCGGGCCCGGTAAAACCTTTGATACGGAAAAATACTTTGTCATATGCTCCAACTTCCTCGGAAGCTGCTTCGGAACCACAGGCCCCTCCTCCATAGACCCTTCCACGGGCAAGAGATACGGCATCAGCTTTCCCGTGGCGTCAGTGAAAGATATGGTGAAGCTGCAAAAAAGGCTCATAGACCACTTAGGCATTGAGCAGCTCGTGGCTGTTGCCGGAGGCTCAATGGGCGGCATGCAGGTTCTGGAATGGGGAGCGACTTTTCCGGACATGATGAAAACCCTGATCCCCATTGCCACCACCCACGCCATAACCCCCATGGCGATAGCCTTCAACAGCATTGCCCGTTTCTCCATCACCAAAGATCCCAGATGGAACAAAGGGGACTACTACGAAGGGGAGTTCCCGGTGGACGGGCTGGCAATAGCACGCATGGCGGGGCACATAACATACCTTTCCGATCCGGCGTTTAACGATAAATTCGGACGCAGATATTCGGCATTTGAAGGTTTTTACGACTTTAACGGCTTCTTCGAGGTGGAAAACTACCTCCGCTACAACGGGTATAAGTTTACCGAATTTTTCGATGCCAACACTTACCTTTATGTGCTGAAAGCAATGGATATTTTCGACCTCTCATACGGGCGGGGCTCACTGGCGGATGCGGTGGAACTCATCAGAGCGGACACCCTTCTGGTATCTGTTTCATCGGATTTCCTTTTCCCCCCGTATCTTACAGAGGAAATTTATGATATAATGAAACATCAGGGCAAAAAGGCCTTCTGGTATAACATACAATCCAACTACGGACATGATGCCTTCCTCCTTGAGTTTGAAGAGCTGGACAGGCTGATAAGGGAATTTTTCGCTGACAGAGGGCTGTAA